The following are encoded in a window of Vespula pensylvanica isolate Volc-1 chromosome 2, ASM1446617v1, whole genome shotgun sequence genomic DNA:
- the LOC122626847 gene encoding protein furry isoform X9 has protein sequence MLPESEKNIDNMIEENITLIGGDTQSSTTNDPHTEVSESRIVHSEGLHEAISESISQTNPETGQELLTVHGATQGESSDAVSIHTASTSASGNESSSSRVSAITVILPWGAQKETVRPQQIGDMDLSPGEFVMRTSFAKFTAQAEKKMEAVMTEHEKALSKILQRGEDPQFDQLLSAFGSVAEHCLPSILRALFNWYERQLGDKGSDQKKPAAGKEDQKGKSIMYTIVSGSVETVERSEADLLQERRDLAVEFIFCLMLIEVLRQLPFHPGHEDLVTYIENIAFKHFKYREGIQNEPNAANIHIIADLYAEVIGVLAQSRFMSVRKRFMVELKELRAKEPGPHTTQSIISLLMGMKFFRVKMVPIEEFEASFQFMQECAQYFLEVKDKDVKHALAGLFVEILVPVAAAVKNEVNVPCLKNFVEMLYSTTLDMCTKSKHRLALFPLVTCLLCVSQKTFFLQNWHYFLAMCLSQLKNRDPKMCRVALEALYRLLWVYMIRVKCESNSATQSRLQSIVNSLFPKGSKAVVPRDTPLNIFVKIIQFIAQERLDFAMREIVFDLLSVGRPVKIILTPERMSIGLRAFLVVADSLQQKEGEPPMPRTMGVLPSGNTVRVKKTFLNKMLTEDTARSIGMSSYFPHVRRVFVDILRALDVHYGRPLMMTSTQNMNKEPDEMITGERKPRIDLFRTCVAAVPRLIPDGMTGAELVDLLSRLTVHMDEELRGLAYQSLQTLALDFPDWRQDVVLGFTQFLARDVQDTFPQLVDNGLRMLLQLLTSWKNALISPNIRLKEQTVENARSNIRPNVDTTIKRSESGQKVEPISCVFHLVEGFALVMLCNCRLYPRRLAVHILRELKFLLKILGTPDDDQPVIDVIDACCPTVLEKCYHMLPPAEKAAAASTFNIDLQWIADRSSCVWTAGFHDENSTKSSSSLNLNGADPWGTCLFAFLEKDRVLTQCSNAVAHSWPIVFTRINSLFSVVDPTPVNDNRASLLRSSTTVRKPVNERDVYMHVWKNYLTFGYRVVPPVPSPVVRCASPDLSLSSSPDSLSAERGDNKSPGTNASPAALYKLTVPLLRCEAIDVRDAAVQAIGKVNADALKDLMEELVPYIREAVDRKQENMRRRRRRDALRLQLVRVLELIAEYGTFGICPAVLDRETQSLHPTFVEYIDGARIYLENETDKEAPAVRDIKLHFCNFIRKMIESFSLETCHSLLKRDLRRNLFMLFASWAGPYGRPLTTVSSLHEEEKTCTELQLSALQAMSGLLCCGPCFNPQSLSEEGAILYQWLDLLLASKDEKIYALARETVVLLLEGNPDIGALLDWVVDRCYTGAPHVADGCFLALATIFSAREYPCDHYTSIINVTLMNTGCPRAPVHDEALQLLQLLDQRFFGNVGPLPATEPETGQEDLAASSTATASGAVQQSNPTAGVSSSGTIRGGTLDVLLSTTYCRSQMYLSRQLAQLHPELTMPMFSEITHRFQTARREVRQLLLQYLLPWLHNMELVDPNVPPPSNPLSYYQYYASEMTRGGARREGWGSAEATEMVLNNLFYITAKFSDEHPKDIEELWATLCGCWPNNLKVIIRYLIIVSGMAPQELLSYAKRVVLYLARARPDRLVDEMMTELQTVETLNCLIERTETPPFYRLTSMRKASSHSDAPTADPANPPRDLGVEKGTIHTKRHSGEDPVKTGSKSDTALRALAGFQTPRTEKTRTASGPPVLPDDLSTPTTEVELTTDESCYIARPVGMSGKTQCIGEKFDIPQPHPLPMPEYGGYFAPLTEYLPDSSQPISGFHRCNIAVMLLTDVVVDGVQVDWAIHVPLMLHIVFLGLDHSRPLVRDHCRCLLLNLLVVLGDHRDHLGVARILLASKTKQLGLGLPTPALPVLEHNFTEVDPEFDSYLYGPPTVPPPTTPPHSSSPPPSCTPPPPPPPPPPLPPPSFTETSASFSAPPPPPPPPPPPSLLSSANGTPTHSPVPISMSTTPISMNHVFQQLVDNCKDYGGPHSYDSTVCNSWPPTSGTSTTVPPVIVTPEDSNNWVGPQPGPNMPIQDVIKSLINFLASRINQPLWNYEDMTAKVWWVRSAEQLTVLLRHVLRVFRDSLPHALVSQRWAQIALQLGLSCSSRHYAGRSLQVFRALRVPITSRMLSDILSRLVETVAEQGEDMQGYVTELLLTLEAAVDSLESDFRPLDFMKEIFKSTPNLNNKDPVSGIVIGGKRSPGVNGCPTGPQILSHLNQVGHTRSTSYSVSYCMKKSSGGNTTVSELKELDNRGGCNKYPNSNLSRSRSAQSLKLLGDSATQDDKMTILAQLFWLSVSLLESDYEHEFLLALRLLSRVLHRLPLDRPDARDKVEKLQQQLRWNSFPGVHALLLKGCTSPNTYEPVVTLLSQFTPLLDLPVVDPTQSLAFPMNVVSLLPYMLLHYEDANELCIRSAENIAQVSAEKGKKLENLGTVMTLYSRRTFSKESFQWTKCVVKYLYDTYAHLSFDMLAFLVEVLEKGPGSVALPVLSIIHCILHYVDLASQAAQPINTELLQVISKYVEGPHWKEALKILKLVVTRSSTLVAPPTSMHVSSWESSLASPHPSFTDTEIFTKKELPGRTMDFTFDLSQTPVIGRRWLIRQGNEEKSLGSPRCSMSLSPAESTAVSGWKRPWMSQGRVRECLVNLLTTCGQRVGLPKSPSDEHISSMTLYSKVIFSQSSDLMERQSSMASSTEEVSGANNDLSGGSRRDDEQFGVFKDFDFLEYESESVEGESTDNFNWGVRRRPLSEGEEREPSLRQFEESLSEKTQTSSKHTTRRGVAEESSDDEAGSESPLDEVPSGSGAGQEANSIPGMFPPSSLSIPSRTRHDSSTRSDTSGSSAGDLGDVTPCNASPNLSALMPFRQVVRDDAEEIWRQQIQALITQAPYTTLDFFQLLSRIIRDVSSKSVGLTREACALLSNGSPASKQLGYHLSSHAELLSAKAEPPLVWFSVSIFSHQRLHESLRFEMLEIQQHLETFPDRKYHATECLEAVKATTKLQALGGSTTMEAGFEEMLLDLGRTLYKLHLQLLLLIKASNKMLGVLMGAARNVQIPLQDISAEIANMKTALSRALEESTESERGTPTPTPSPSPLPAVGAVEDMARVAELLRNARWCPALEAVRLHRAQWPGDPFHDDDDVTTAVNMYCKHLGQDRSDIFVVTRTDDEMVEIFNKLMGSLFQVLTSVTGLEASAKSARAQQDHSNHSKTDC, from the exons ATGTTACctgaaagtgaaaaaaatatagacaaCATGATAGAAG AAAATATCACACTTATAGGGGGGGATACGCAATCCAGTACAACAAATGATCCACATACTG aaGTTTCAGAATCTAGAATTGTACATAGTGAGGGATTACATGAAGCTATATCTGAATCGATATCCCAAACTAATCCTGAAACTGGTCAGGAACTACTTACAGTTCATGGGGCAACGCAAGGAGAAAGTAGTGATGCAGTTAGTATTCATACTGCTAGTACATCAGCATCTGGCAATG AATCCAGTTCTAGTAGAGTAAGTGCAATAACAGTTATACTACCTTGGGGTGCTCAAAAAGAAACAGTAAGGCCCCAACAAATTGGAGATATGGATTTAAGCCCTGGAGAATTTGTAATGCGTACTTCATTTGCTAAATTCACTGCACAAGcagagaagaaaatggaagcTGTGATGACAGAACAT gAAAAAGCActatcaaaaatattacaaagagGAGAGGACCCACAATTTGATCAGCTTTTATCAGCATTTGGATCAGTTGCAGAGCATTGTTTACCTTCTATTTTACGTGCATTATTTAATTGGTATGAAAGACAATTAGGTGATAAAGGTAGTGATCAAAAGAAACCTGCTGCTGGAAAAGAAGATCAAAAGGGCAAAAg TATTATGTATACGATCGTATCAGGAAGTGTAGAGACAGTAGAAAGAAGTGAAGCAGATCTACTTCAAGAACGCAGAGATCTTGCtgttgaatttatattttgtttgatGTTAATTGAAGTATTGCGACAATTACCATTTCATCCAGGTCATGAAGATTTAGTaacatatattgaaaatattgcttttaaacattttaaatatagagAAGG GATACAAAATGAACCCAATGCtgcaaatatacatattattgcCGATCTCTATGCGGAAGTAATAGGAGTTTTAGCACAGTCGCGATTTATGTCTGTCAGAAAACGTTTTATGgtagaattaaaagaattacGTGCTAAGGAACCTGGACCTCATACTACAcaaagtattatttctttattaatgggaatgaaattttttagagTTAAG ATGGTACCAATAGAAGAATTTGAAGCATCTTTCCAATTTATGCAAGAATGTGCACAGTACTTCTTAGAagtgaaagataaagatgtAAAACATGCTTTAGCTGGTTTATTTGTTGAAATATTGGTACCAGTTGCTGCT GCTGTGAAAAATGAAGTCAATGTACCTTGTTTAAAAAACTTTGTTGAAATGTTATATTCTACAACATTAGATATGTGTACTAAATCTAAGCACAGATTGGCATTATTTCCTCTTGTAACATGTTTGTTATGCGTTAGTCAAAAGACattctttttacaaaactGGCACTATTTTTTGGCTATGTGTCTTTCTCAATTGAAGAATAGAGATCCTAAAATGTGCAGAGTTGCATTAG AGGCTTTATATCGATTACTTTGGGTATATATGATACGCGTTAAATGTGAAAGTAATTCAGCCACACAAAGCAGACTACAAAGTATAGTGAATTCTTTGTTTCCTAAAGGATCTAAGGCAGTAGTACCTAGAGACACACCTTTGAATATATTTGTGAagattatacaatttattgcACAAGAAAGACTTGATTTTGCAATGAGGGAGATAGTATTTGATTTATTGTCTGTTGGGAGAccagtaaaaattattttaacaccCGAAAGAATGAGTATCGGATTACGAGCATTTTTAGTAGTGGCAGATAGTCTTCAACAAAAAGAAGGCGAACCACCTATGCCAAGAACTATGGGTGTATTACCCAGTGGAAATACAGTTCGcgtaaaaaaaacttttctaaaCAAG ATGTTAACAGAAGATACAGCTAGGAGTATCGGAATGTCCTCGTATTTTCCACACGTACGTAGAGTGTTCGTTGACATTTTACGTGCTTTAGATGTTCATTACGGTCGTCCGTTGATGATGACAAGTACCcaaaatatgaataaagaaCCAGACGAAATGATTACGGGTGAACGTAAGCCTAGAATAGATCTTTTTCGTACGTGCGTTGCTGCAGTGCCTCGTTTGATACCTGATGGAATGACCGGAGCGGAGCTAGTTGATTTATTGTCACGTTTAACTGTACACATGGACGAAGAACTTCGCGGATTGGCATATCAAAGCTTACAGACTCTAGCATTGGATTTTCCTGACTGGAGACAAGACGTTGTTCTAGGGTTCACACAATTTCTTGCCAGAGACGTTCAAGATACTTTTCCTCAACTTGTTGACAATGGTTTGAGAATGTTATTACAACTTCTTACAAGCTGGAAGAATGCACTTATTAGTCCTAATATAAGATTGAAAGAACAAACAGTGGAGAATGCAAGATCGAATATACGGCCGAACGTAGATACGACTATAAAAAGAAGCGAATCCGGACAA aaagtaGAACCAATATCGTGTGTTTTTCATCTGGTAGAAGGATTTGCATTGGTAATGCTTTGCAATTGTCGACTTTATCCTCGACGATTGGCTGTACATATACTTCGtgaattaaaattcttattaaaaatattag gAACTCCCGATGACGATCAACCTGTTATCGATGTGATAGACGCTTGTTGTCCAACTGTgttagaaaaatgttatcaTATGTTACCACCAGCAGAAAAAGCAGCTGCTGCTTCTACATTTAATATTGATCTTCAATGGATAGCTGATAGAAGTAGTTGCGTATGGACAGCAG GATTTCACGATGAAAACAGTACAaaaagttcttcttctttgaattTAAATGGAGCTGATCCATGGGGGACCTGTCTATTTGCATTTTTGGAAAAGGACAGAGTACTTACTCAATGTTCCAATGCCGTTGCTCATTCTTGGCCTATTGTTTTTACAAGAATAAATTCTCTATTTTCGGTAGTCGATCCTAC ACCTGTCAATGATAACAGAGCTTCTCTTTTACGAAGCTCTACTACGGTACGAAAGCCAGTAAATGAAAGAGATGTCTACATGCACGtttggaaaaattatttgactTTTGGATACAGAGTTGTACCACCTGTTCCAAGCCCTGTTGTTCGTTGTGCCAGTCCAGATCTCAGTCTCAG CTCTTCACCGGATAGTCTTTCCGCCGAAAGAGGTGACAACAAGTCACCAGGAACAAACGCGAGCCCCGCGGCTCTGTACAAATTAACGGTGCCTCTTTTGCGATGCGAGGCAATCGATGTTAGAGACGCTGCTGTACAAGCTATCGGTAAAGTGAATGCCGATGCTTTgaa ggaTTTGATGGAAGAATTAGTTCCCTATATACGTGAAGCTGTAGATCGCAAACAAGAAAACATGAGACGTAGAAGACGAAGGGATGCGCTCAGATTGCAGTTAGTTCGGGTTTTAGAATTGATTGCTGAATATGGAACATTTGGAATTTG TCCCGCCGTTTTAGATCGCGAAACACAATCTCTTCATCCAACATTTGTTGAGTATATAGACGGAGCGcgtatttatttagaaaatgaaaccGATAAAGAAGCTCCAGCAGtaagagatattaaattacacttttgtaattttataagaaagatGATAGAAAGTTTTTCGT tggAAACATGTCACAGTTTATTGAAGAGGGATTTAAGgcgaaatttatttatgctCTTTGCTAGTTGGGCTGGACCTTATGGTAGACCTCTTACGACTGTATCGTCTTtgcacgaagaagaaaagacatgTACGGAATTACAACTTTCAGCATTACAAGCTATGAGCGGTTTATTATGTTGTGGACCGTGTTTTAACCCGCAATCACTTTCTGAAGAGGGTGCGATATTATATCAATggttagatttattattagcTAGTAAGGATGAAAAG ATTTATGCCTTGGCTCGTGAAACAGTTGTTCTATTATTGGAAGGAAATCCTGATATTGGTGCACTTCTTGATTGGGTAGTCGATAGATGTTATACAGGCGCCCCGCACGTGGCTGATGGTTGTTTTCTCGCATTAGCAACGATATTTAGCGCAAG GGAATATCCTTGTGATCATTATACAAGTATCATTAACGTAACTCTAATGAATACTGGTTGTCCTCGTGCACCGGTTCACGACGAGGCTCTTCAACTCCTTCAGCTGTTAGATCAAAGATTCTTTGGAAACGTGGGACCATTGCCGGCCACAGAACCCGAAACTG gTCAGGAGGATTTAGCTGCAAGCTCGACCGCTACTGCTTCAGGAGCAGTTCAACAATCGAATCCCACGGCAGGTGTATCTTCAAGTGGCACTATTCGAGGTGGTACCCTTGATGTTTTACTTTCAACTACTTATTGTCGCAGTCAAATGTATCTGTCACGTCAACTGGCCCAATTGCATCCAGAATTGACGATGCCTATGTTCAGCG AGATCACGCACAGATTTCAAACAGCACGCCGTGAAGTTCGACAACTGTTGCTTCAGTATTTACTACCCTGGCTACATAACATGGAATTAGTCGATCCCAACGTGCCACCCCCATCAAATCCTTTAAGTTATTATcag TATTACGCGAGTGAAATGACACGAGGTGGAGCACGCAGAGAGGGATGGGGTAGCGCAGAGGCGACAGAAATGGTACTCAATAACTTGTTCTACATTACGGCAAAG ttttCCGATGAACATCCTAAGGATATCGAAGAATTATGGGCCACACTTTGTGGTTGTTGGCCAAACAATCTCAAAGTAATTATACGTTATCTTATAATTGTCTCGGGTATGGCTCCTCAAGAGTTACTTTCCTAC GCTAAACGAGTGGTTCTCTACTTGGCCAGAGCACGACCTGATCGTCTCGTAGATGAAATGATGACTGAATTACAAACTGTCGAAACTCTTAATTGTTTGATCGAGCGTACAGAAACACCACCTTTTTATCGGCTAACCAGCATGCGTAAGGCTTCGTCTCACAGCGATGCACCTACCGCGGATCCTGCTAATCCTCCGCGAGATTTGGGAGTTGAAAAAGGTACCATTCATACTAAACGACATTCTGGCGAGGATCCCGTTAAAACTGG ttCCAAGTCCGATACTGCGTTACGTGCTCTCGCTGGATTTCAAACCCCAAGGACAGAAAAAACTAGGACAGCAAGTGGGCCGCCAGTTCTTCCGGACGATTTGTCGACTCCTACGACGGAAGTCGAA CTAACTACAGACGAGTCTTGTTATATCGCACGACCAGTGGGTATGAGTGGTAAGACTCAATGCATTGgtgaaaaatttgatataccACAACCCCACCCATTGCCAATGCCAGAATACGGCGGATATTTTGCACCTTTAACCGAATACCTCCCTGATAGTTCGCAGCCTATAAGTGGCTTTCATAG ATGCAACATAGCAGTCATGCTGCTCACCGACGTTGTTGTAGATGGGGTGCAAGTTGACTGGGCGATTCACGTCCCTTTGATGTTGCATATTGTCTTTTTGGGTTTGGATCATTCGAGACCACTCGTAAGAGATCATTGTCGCTGTCTTCTATTAAATTTACTAGTCGTTCTCGGTGATCATAGAGATCATCTTGGGGTGGCAAGGATTTTACTTGCCTCAAAGACCAAACAATTAGGTTTAGGTCTTCCTACCCCAGCTTTACCAGTTTTGGAACATAATTTTACCGAAGTCGATCCAGAATTTGACAGTTACCTGTATGGACCACCGACAGTACCTCCACCCACCACACCACCACACTCTTCTTCACCTCCTCCGTCTTGTACACCACccccaccacctccacctccaccaccgcTACCACCTCCTTCATTTACGGAGACATCTGCGTCTTTTTCTgcaccacctcctccaccaccaccacctccccCACCGTCTCTGTTGTCCTCAGCGAATGGTACACCTACTCATTCACCCGTTCCTATATCCATGTCCACTACTCCAATATCCATGAATCACGTATTTCAGCAACTCGTAGACAATTGCAAAGATTATGGGGGCCCTCATTCCTATG ATTCTACAGTGTGCAATAGTTGGCCACCAACGTCAGGTACAAGCACAACGGTACCACCTGTGATAGTTACTCCAGAGGATAGTAATAATTGGGTTGGACCTCAACCTGGTCCGAACATGCCTATTCAAGATGTTATCAAATCTTTGATTAACTTTCTTGCATCTAG AATAAATCAACCTTTATGGAACTATGAGGACATGACAGCTAAAGTATGGTGGGTTCGTAGTGCCGAGCAACTTACGGTATTATTACGACACGTTTTAAGAGTATTCAGAGATTCTTTGCCTCATGCATTAGTAAGCCAAAGATGGGCTCAAATTGCCTTACAATTGGGATTGTCCTGCTCGTCAAGACACTATGCTGGACGATCTCTTCAAGTGTTCCGTGCGTTACGTGTTCCTATTACATCGCGCATGCTTTCCGATATTTTATCTAGATTGGTTGAAACGGTTGCTGAACAAGGCGAAGACATGCAG GGCTACGTGACAGAATTACTTTTAACTTTGGAAGCAGCCGTTGATTCTTTAGAATCAGATTTTAGACCTTTagattttatgaaagaaatatttaaatccaCGCCAAACTTAAATAACAAGGATCCCGTATCTGGTATAGTGATCGGAGGAAAACGTAGTCCTGGAGTAAATGGTTGTCCCACGGGACCACAAATTCTTTCTCACTTAAATCAAGTTGGACATACAAGAAGCACTAGTTATTCTGTCAGTTACTGTATGAAAAAATCCAGTGGTGGAAATACAACTGTGAGCGAATTGAAAG aattaGATAACAGAGGGGGTTGTAACAAATACCCGAATTCTAATCTTTCGAGATCAAGATCAGCACAATCCTTGAAATTATTAGGGGATTCTGCGACCCAAGACGATAAGATGACAATTTTAGCACAGCTATTTTGGCTATCGGTTTCACTTTTGGAATCGGACTATGAACATGAATTTCTTCTCGCTTTGAGATTACTAAGTCGAGTACTTCATAGGTTACCCTTGGATCGTCCAGATGCTAGAGATAAAGTTGAAAAATTACAACAACAATTAAGATGGAACTCTTTTCCTGGAGTACACGCACTTCTGTTGAAGGGATGTACGAGTCCAAATACATACGAACCAGTCGTAACATTGCTTTCACAGTTTACTCCGTTACTGGATTTACCGGTGGTTGATCCCACTCAAAGTTTAGCTTTTCCAATGAATGTAGTTTCTTTACTTCCATACATGCTGTTGCATTATGAAGATGCAAATGAGTTGTGTATCAGAAGTGCAGAAAATATAGCACaa GTAAGtgcagaaaaaggaaagaaactagAAAATTTGGGCACTGTCATGACTTTGTATAGTCGTCGTACATTCAGTAAAGAAAGCTTTCAATGGACTAAGTGTGTTGTTAAATATCTTTACGATACGTATGCTCATTTGAGCTTTGACATGTTAGCCTTCCTGGTCGAGGTATTAGAAAAAGGTCCAGGAAGTGTTGCGTTACCTGTGCTCAGTATCATACACTGTATATTACATTATGTTGATCTCGCATCGCAAGCAGCTCAACCAATTAACACTGAACTCTTGCAAGTTATTTCAAAATACGTTGAA ggACCTCACTGGAAGGAAGcacttaaaattttaaaacttGTTGTAACAAGATCCTCGACTTTAGTTGCACCACCGACATCAATGCATGTATCATCATGGGAATCATCTTTGGCATCACCACATCCAAGCTTTACGGACACGGAAATATTTACTAAAAAAGAGTTACCTG GCCGGACAATGGATTTTACATTTGATCTTTCTCAAACACCTGTGATTGGAAGAAGATGGTTGATACGACAGGGTAACGAAGAAAAGTCTTTGGGTTCACCGCGATGTTCAATGTCTCTTTCACCGGCAGAGAGTACTGCCGTTTCTGGATGGAAAAGGCCTTGGATGTCACAg GGTCGTGTTAGAGAATGCTTAGTGAACTTGTTAACAACGTGTGGACAAAGGGTAGGATTACCGAAGAGCCCATCG GATGAACACATTAGTTCAATGACATTATATAGCAAG GTGATATTCAGTCAAAGTTCTGACTTAATGGAGAGACAATCTTCGATGGCTTCATCAACCGAGGAAGTTTCTGGTGCAAATAACGATTTAAGTGGAGGTTCTCGACGGGATGACGAACAATTTGGAGTGTTCAAGGACTTTGATTTTCTCGAATATGAGAGTGAAAGTGTGGAG gGTGAAAGTACGGATAACTTTAATTGGGGCGTTAGACGTCGTCCTCTCAgtgaaggagaggaaagagaaccTAGTCTACGACAGTTTGAGGAAAGTTTGAGTGAAAAAACGCAAACATCGAGCAAACATACTACTAga cGTGGAGTCGCTGAAGAATCGTCCGACGACGAAGCTGGTTCGGAGTCGCCTTTGGACGAGGTACCTAGTGGATCTGGAGCGGGACAAGAAGCAAACAGTATTCCAGGAATGTTTccaccctcttctctttcaataCCTAGTAGAACACGCCACGATTCATCCACAAGGTCTGACACGTC TGGTTCCAGTGCAGGAGATCTCGGAGACGTGACACCTTGTAATGCATCACCGAATTTATCTGCCTTGATGCCGTTCAGACAAGTCGTCAGAGATGACGCTGAGGAAATTTGGCGACAACAAATTCAAGCTCTGATCACTCAGGCACCCTATACAACGCTAGattttttccaattattaAGTAGAATTATAAGG gaTGTAAGCAGTAAATCTGTGGGTCTCACTCGGGAAGCATGCGCTCTATTATCCAATGGCAGTCCTGCTTCTAAACAATTAGGATATCATTTATCTAGTCATGCTGAACTACTTAGCGCGAAAGCCGAACCACCGTTAGTTTGGTTCTCAGTTTCTATTTTCTCACATCAAAGATTGCACGAATCTTTACGTTTCGAAATGTTGGAGATACAGCAACATCTCGAAACGTTTCCTGACAGAAAATATCACGCTACAGAG